The following are encoded together in the Dysgonomonadaceae bacterium PH5-43 genome:
- a CDS encoding cytidylate kinase (product_source=COG1102; cath_funfam=3.40.50.300; cog=COG1102; pfam=PF13189; superfamily=52540), translated as MNNYIITIGRELGSGGKLLGEMLSKELNIPCYDKELIALASKESGLGTEFFEKADEKSSHSIFGSLFGSRSGFIGDSSNNYLSNETLFKIQSDVIKNLAEKSSCIFVGRCADYILRDNKNLLSIFVSANLDNRINTISQNNNISKTEAQTLIEQTDKKRANYYNYFSNKTWGMAASYDLCFNSSKITMERIIEFVKPHLTKT; from the coding sequence ATGAATAATTATATAATAACCATTGGTAGAGAATTAGGTAGCGGAGGCAAGCTATTAGGAGAAATGTTATCGAAAGAGCTAAACATACCTTGTTACGACAAAGAGCTAATAGCTCTTGCTTCTAAAGAAAGCGGCTTAGGCACAGAGTTTTTCGAAAAAGCCGATGAAAAGAGCAGTCACAGTATATTCGGGTCTCTATTCGGCTCACGCTCAGGATTTATAGGCGATTCATCAAACAACTACCTCTCTAACGAAACTCTATTTAAGATACAAAGTGATGTTATAAAAAATTTAGCAGAAAAAAGTTCGTGTATATTCGTAGGTCGTTGTGCCGATTATATTCTAAGAGATAACAAAAACCTACTAAGTATATTCGTAAGCGCAAACCTCGACAATCGCATCAACACAATATCTCAAAACAATAATATCTCAAAAACCGAAGCTCAAACTTTAATTGAACAAACAGATAAGAAAAGAGCAAACTACTACAACTACTTTAGTAACAAAACTTGGGGAATGGCTGCTTCTTACGACTTATGTTTTAATTCGTCTAAAATAACTATGGAACGTATTATTGAGTTTGTGAAGCCACATTTAACAAAAACTTAA